AGGGCTGCGAGTCCTGCCACGGTCCGGGGAAAGCGCACGTGGAGGGCGGCGGCGACAAGACGAAGATCGTCCGCTTTCCGGACCTGAGCGCGGAAAAGGCCAGTCGCGTCTGCCTGGATTGTCACGAGCGCGGCGAGGACCACACCAACTTCCAGCGCTCCGTGCACCTGACGAACGGCGTGGGCTGCACCAGTTGCCACTCCGTGCACAAGCCGAAGACGCCGGAGAAGCTGCTGCTCGCCAAGCAGCCGACGCTCTGCTACAGCTGCCACCTGGAGATCAAGCCGGACTTTTCCAAGCCGTTCCACCATCGGGTGAACGAAGGGCTGGTCGGTTGCACCGACTGCCACAACCCGCACGGCGGGTTCCTGACCAAGCAACTGCGAGCCACGGCGGCACAGGACCAGGTCTGCTTCAAGTGCCACTCGGAGAAGGCGGGGCCGTTCGTGTTCGAGCACGCACCGCTGAAGACCGAAGGCTGCGTGGCGTGCCACACGCCGCACGGCTCGTCGAACCCGCGGCTGCTGAAGCGCGCCAACGTGAACCTGCTCTGCCTGGAGTGCCATACCCTCACGGTGGACTCGATCGCGCCAGCCATCCCGAGCTTCCACAACCAGGCGCAGAAGTACCAGGCATGCACGATGTGCCACACCCAGATCCACGGGTCGAACTTCGACCATATCTTCTTCCGTTAGAAAGGAGCGGTCATGCACACGCGCAGAGAGAGCACGATGAAGTGGACGCTCCTGGCGGGATGCCTTCTCCTGCTGGTCGCGAGCACGGCGCAGGCGCAGTTCCTGCCGGCGCCGGCGCCGCCGCCGGAGAGCGAGAAGGGCGAGGTCAAGGACGGCTACCAGATCCACCAGTCCATCGAATTCGGCGGCTACATCTCCGATTTCGACGGCAACGAGTCGCTGTGGGACACGTTCGTGAACCAGCACACCGGACCGCGGCTGCTCGGTTTCACGCTCGACATGCACTCGGTCGACCACTCCAACCTGCTGTTCGACGAGCTGCACAGCGCCAGCTTCGGCTACGGCGGCGATCCCAACAACTGGACGCGGCTGCGCGTCAGCAAGTCGCGGATCTACGACTTCAGCGCGAGCTTCCGCCGCAACCGGAACTACTGGGATTACAACCTGCTGGCGAATCCGCTGAACCCGCCCACCTCGGTGCCGAACGACCCGGTGGAGGTGTCGCCGCACCGCTTCCAGGTGGTGCGCCGCATGACGGACCTGAACCTGACCATCCTGCCGCAGTCGAAGATACGGTTCCGCCTGGGCTATTCGCGTAACGTGAGCGAGGGGCCGTCGAACTGGACGATCCACGAGGGCACCGAGACCGTGCTCGACCAGTTCTGGCGCAACGGGCTGGATACCTATCGCGCGGGCGTGGACTTCCAGTTCATCCCGCGGACGACCTTCAGCTACGACCAGTTCTGGAGCTTCTACAAGGGCGACATCTACTGGGTCGACACCAACCACCAGTTCGAGTTGAGTCCGGGCGTTGCGAGCGACCTGGGCATCGTGTTCAACACGGGCGCGAACCAGCCCTGCGCGCCGCCGGTGATCGTGGGAGGCTTCACCGCTCCGGCCTGCAACCAGTACCTGGACTACGCGCGCTTCCAGAAGCCGCGCGGCGAGTATCCGGTGGAGCAGTTCAGCTTCCAAAGCAATTACTGGAAGCCGGTGGACCTGTCAGGGCGCTTCTCGTACAGCAGCTCGGATGGCGATGTGCCGTTCGACAGCGGAGCGGGCTGGGGTGAGTTCTACGACGGGTTCACTTCGCGGTCGCGCACGCGCATCCAGACCACCACCGGCCCGACGAGGGCGCGACGGGTGAACGCCAACGCCGATCTCGGCCTCACCTGGCATATCACCGACAAGCTCAACTTCGTCGACAGCTTCCGCTGGACCAACTTCCGCATCCCCGGCAACTGGCAGGAGCTGCAGTCCACGCTGTTTGCGGCGAATGCCGCCACCACGCCGAACACGTTCGATCCGCTGACCTGCCCGGGCGTGCCGGCGACCTGCCCGCAGCACAACGCCAATTCCGGAGCGGATGTGATCGTCGCCGACCGCAACCGCTTCCTCGGCCAGCAGATCACGATGAACACGGTGGAGCTCGAGTATGCGCCGTGGCGGCAGTTCGGCGGCTCGCTCGGCTATCGCTACCGGCATCGCGACATCGACGTGCGCGAGTTCGACCTCTACACGCTCACGTTCTTCCCGACGCTGCCCAACCGCGGCGCCTGCGCCGGGCAGCCGTTGAATCCTGACGGCTCGTGCTCCGTGCTCACGTTCAACGGGACCGGCGCCACGAACGTGGTCCCCAGCTTCACCGGGCTCGAGCCGGAGAGCGAAAAGACCGAGATCAACGAGCACTCGCTGCTGTTCGGGCTGTGGTTCCGGCCGGCCCGTTCGTTCACCGCGCGCTACGACATGGAGTGGATGTACGCCGACAACGTGTTCACCCGCATCAGCCCGCGGCAGCTGCAGCAGGTTCGCCTGCGCGTGAACTGGGAACCGGCGCAGTGGGCGAACGTCTCGGCGTCGATCA
Above is a genomic segment from Terriglobales bacterium containing:
- a CDS encoding DmsE family decaheme c-type cytochrome, encoding MAARSIRLLLLLFLCALLAVAFAAAQNATGTAPAAKPKAEEVRGAEPSRSTNAEDYVGTDTCKGCHEAEFNSYDHGPHWQTEKNSKGLGWQGCESCHGPGKAHVEGGGDKTKIVRFPDLSAEKASRVCLDCHERGEDHTNFQRSVHLTNGVGCTSCHSVHKPKTPEKLLLAKQPTLCYSCHLEIKPDFSKPFHHRVNEGLVGCTDCHNPHGGFLTKQLRATAAQDQVCFKCHSEKAGPFVFEHAPLKTEGCVACHTPHGSSNPRLLKRANVNLLCLECHTLTVDSIAPAIPSFHNQAQKYQACTMCHTQIHGSNFDHIFFR